The Brachyhypopomus gauderio isolate BG-103 chromosome 2, BGAUD_0.2, whole genome shotgun sequence genome contains a region encoding:
- the mlc1 gene encoding membrane protein MLC1 isoform X1, with protein sequence MQREDVSAREEFSYTHIPTLERGSGGGTLSRRVERDSYTVDVRASDLELDRADVLHPCFSYRAWIYSVLIGCSLLITAGFSLYLGNVFPVAMDYLRCAAGSSIPAAVASFTIATRWRVAVSDFQLVYVSTFAVTTTCLVWFGCKLALSPSAININFNLILLILLEVLMASTVILSARSVEDCCSHSKPAYDGPVTSAVFPARLLKAYAVIEVIIGISAVFGGIIALNIDALLPSPYLSVTFFWILVACFPSAIASHVVSEYPSRCLVEMLIAISSVTSPMLFSASGFLSSSVLSFIEIFLHEVPAEKQSYDILLLILMVLLLTQACLTLATVVHCASYKSQLHTAPPEWDEGPEQGPHLGELQVSSNTLREFDKDKAWKAVVVQMAQ encoded by the exons ATGCAGCGGGAGGACGTGTCTGCCCGGGAGGAGTTcagctacacccacatcccCACCCTGGAGCGGGGGAGTGGGGGCGGGACTCTGAGTCGGCGGGTGGAGCGGGACAGCTACACGGTGGATGTGAGAGCCAGCGACCTGGAGCTGGACCGCGCGGACGTGCTTCACCCGTGTTTCAGCTACCGGGCCTGGATCTACAGCGTGCTCATCGGG TGCAGTCTCCTGATCACAGCCGGCTTCTCACTCTACCTGGGGAATGTTTTTCCTGTCGCCATGGACTACCTGCGTTGTGCTGCTGGCtcg AGCATCCCAGCCGCCGTGGCCAGCTTCACCATCGCCACACGCTGGCGTGTTGCG GTGTCTGATTTTCAGCTGGTGTATGTTTCTACGTTTGCCGTGACAACCACGTGTCTGGTCTGGTTCGGCTGTAAACTGGCTCTGAGCCCTTCAGCCATCAAT ATCAACTTTAATTTGATCCTGCTCATTCTACTGGAGGTCCTCATGGCCAGCACAGTTATCTTATCAGCTCGCTCTGTGGAGGACTGCTGCAGCCACAGCaag CCAGCGTACGACGGCCCTGTGACCTCGGCCGTCTTCCCCGCACGCCTCCTCAAGGCCTACGCC GTGATTGAGGTGATCATCGGGATATCTGCAGTGTTCGGAGGCATCATCGCTCTCAACATAGACGCTCTGCTCCCAAGTCCCTACCTGTCTGTCACGTTCTTCTGGATTCTAGTGGCT TGTTTTCCCAGTGCCATAGCCAGCCATGTGGTGTCAGAATATCCCAGCAGGTGCCTG gTAGAGATGTTGATTGCTATCAGCAGTGTGACCTCCCCGATGCTCTTCTCTGCCTCTGGTTTTCTGTCCAGTAGCGTGCTGAGTTTCATTGAAATCTTCCTGCATGAGGTGCCTGCAGAGAAA CAGTCCTATGACATCCTGCTGTTGATCCTGATGGTGCTCCTGTTGACTCAAGCCTGCCTCACGCTGGCCACAGTGGTGCACTGCGCCTCCTACAAGAGTCAGCTGCACACGGCACCTCCAGAGTGGGACGAGGGTCCAGAACAGGGACCACATCTGGGcgag CTGCAGGTCTCCAGTAACACCCTGCGCGAGTTTGACAAAGACAAGGCCTGGAAAGCCGTCGTGGTCCAAATGGCCCAGTGA
- the mlc1 gene encoding membrane protein MLC1 isoform X3, which translates to MQREDVSAREEFSYTHIPTLERGSGGGTLSRRVERDSYTVDVRASDLELDRADVLHPCFSYRAWIYSVLIGCSLLITAGFSLYLGNVFPVAMDYLRCAAGSSIPAAVASFTIATRWRVAVSDFQLVYVSTFAVTTTCLVWFGCKLALSPSAININFNLILLILLEVLMASTVILSARSVEDCCSHSKPAYDGPVTSAVFPARLLKAYAVIEVIIGISAVFGGIIALNIDALLPSPYLSVTFFWILVACFPSAIASHVVSEYPSRCLVEMLIAISSVTSPMLFSASGFLSSSVLSFIEIFLHEVPAEKQSYDILLLILMVLLLTQACLTLATVVHCASYKSQLHTAPPEWDEGPEQGPHLGEVSSNTLREFDKDKAWKAVVVQMAQ; encoded by the exons ATGCAGCGGGAGGACGTGTCTGCCCGGGAGGAGTTcagctacacccacatcccCACCCTGGAGCGGGGGAGTGGGGGCGGGACTCTGAGTCGGCGGGTGGAGCGGGACAGCTACACGGTGGATGTGAGAGCCAGCGACCTGGAGCTGGACCGCGCGGACGTGCTTCACCCGTGTTTCAGCTACCGGGCCTGGATCTACAGCGTGCTCATCGGG TGCAGTCTCCTGATCACAGCCGGCTTCTCACTCTACCTGGGGAATGTTTTTCCTGTCGCCATGGACTACCTGCGTTGTGCTGCTGGCtcg AGCATCCCAGCCGCCGTGGCCAGCTTCACCATCGCCACACGCTGGCGTGTTGCG GTGTCTGATTTTCAGCTGGTGTATGTTTCTACGTTTGCCGTGACAACCACGTGTCTGGTCTGGTTCGGCTGTAAACTGGCTCTGAGCCCTTCAGCCATCAAT ATCAACTTTAATTTGATCCTGCTCATTCTACTGGAGGTCCTCATGGCCAGCACAGTTATCTTATCAGCTCGCTCTGTGGAGGACTGCTGCAGCCACAGCaag CCAGCGTACGACGGCCCTGTGACCTCGGCCGTCTTCCCCGCACGCCTCCTCAAGGCCTACGCC GTGATTGAGGTGATCATCGGGATATCTGCAGTGTTCGGAGGCATCATCGCTCTCAACATAGACGCTCTGCTCCCAAGTCCCTACCTGTCTGTCACGTTCTTCTGGATTCTAGTGGCT TGTTTTCCCAGTGCCATAGCCAGCCATGTGGTGTCAGAATATCCCAGCAGGTGCCTG gTAGAGATGTTGATTGCTATCAGCAGTGTGACCTCCCCGATGCTCTTCTCTGCCTCTGGTTTTCTGTCCAGTAGCGTGCTGAGTTTCATTGAAATCTTCCTGCATGAGGTGCCTGCAGAGAAA CAGTCCTATGACATCCTGCTGTTGATCCTGATGGTGCTCCTGTTGACTCAAGCCTGCCTCACGCTGGCCACAGTGGTGCACTGCGCCTCCTACAAGAGTCAGCTGCACACGGCACCTCCAGAGTGGGACGAGGGTCCAGAACAGGGACCACATCTGGGcgag GTCTCCAGTAACACCCTGCGCGAGTTTGACAAAGACAAGGCCTGGAAAGCCGTCGTGGTCCAAATGGCCCAGTGA
- the mlc1 gene encoding membrane protein MLC1 isoform X2, whose protein sequence is MQREDVSAREEFSYTHIPTLERGSGGGTLSRRVERDSYTVDVRASDLELDRADVLHPCFSYRAWIYSVLIGCSLLITAGFSLYLGNVFPVAMDYLRCAAGSSIPAAVASFTIATRWRVAVSDFQLVYVSTFAVTTTCLVWFGCKLALSPSAININFNLILLILLEVLMASTVILSARSVEDCCSHSKPAYDGPVTSAVFPARLLKAYAVIEVIIGISAVFGGIIALNIDALLPSPYLSVTFFWILVACFPSAIASHVVSEYPSRCLVEMLIAISSVTSPMLFSASGFLSSSVLSFIEIFLHEVPAEKSYDILLLILMVLLLTQACLTLATVVHCASYKSQLHTAPPEWDEGPEQGPHLGELQVSSNTLREFDKDKAWKAVVVQMAQ, encoded by the exons ATGCAGCGGGAGGACGTGTCTGCCCGGGAGGAGTTcagctacacccacatcccCACCCTGGAGCGGGGGAGTGGGGGCGGGACTCTGAGTCGGCGGGTGGAGCGGGACAGCTACACGGTGGATGTGAGAGCCAGCGACCTGGAGCTGGACCGCGCGGACGTGCTTCACCCGTGTTTCAGCTACCGGGCCTGGATCTACAGCGTGCTCATCGGG TGCAGTCTCCTGATCACAGCCGGCTTCTCACTCTACCTGGGGAATGTTTTTCCTGTCGCCATGGACTACCTGCGTTGTGCTGCTGGCtcg AGCATCCCAGCCGCCGTGGCCAGCTTCACCATCGCCACACGCTGGCGTGTTGCG GTGTCTGATTTTCAGCTGGTGTATGTTTCTACGTTTGCCGTGACAACCACGTGTCTGGTCTGGTTCGGCTGTAAACTGGCTCTGAGCCCTTCAGCCATCAAT ATCAACTTTAATTTGATCCTGCTCATTCTACTGGAGGTCCTCATGGCCAGCACAGTTATCTTATCAGCTCGCTCTGTGGAGGACTGCTGCAGCCACAGCaag CCAGCGTACGACGGCCCTGTGACCTCGGCCGTCTTCCCCGCACGCCTCCTCAAGGCCTACGCC GTGATTGAGGTGATCATCGGGATATCTGCAGTGTTCGGAGGCATCATCGCTCTCAACATAGACGCTCTGCTCCCAAGTCCCTACCTGTCTGTCACGTTCTTCTGGATTCTAGTGGCT TGTTTTCCCAGTGCCATAGCCAGCCATGTGGTGTCAGAATATCCCAGCAGGTGCCTG gTAGAGATGTTGATTGCTATCAGCAGTGTGACCTCCCCGATGCTCTTCTCTGCCTCTGGTTTTCTGTCCAGTAGCGTGCTGAGTTTCATTGAAATCTTCCTGCATGAGGTGCCTGCAGAGAAA TCCTATGACATCCTGCTGTTGATCCTGATGGTGCTCCTGTTGACTCAAGCCTGCCTCACGCTGGCCACAGTGGTGCACTGCGCCTCCTACAAGAGTCAGCTGCACACGGCACCTCCAGAGTGGGACGAGGGTCCAGAACAGGGACCACATCTGGGcgag CTGCAGGTCTCCAGTAACACCCTGCGCGAGTTTGACAAAGACAAGGCCTGGAAAGCCGTCGTGGTCCAAATGGCCCAGTGA
- the panx2 gene encoding pannexin-2, producing the protein MQNLFEQNLDMATALLAGEKLKELILPGSSQDERGGALAGLMVQLKLELPFDRVVTIGTVIIPILLVTLVFTRNFAEESIYCYTPHNFTRDQALYARGYCWTELRDAIPGVEPQLRPSLFEHKFLPYALLAFAGIMYIPALGWEFLASTRLTSELNFLLHEIDNCYHRAAEGRAPKIEKQIQSKGPGISERERREIIENAEKEKCPEQNLFEKYLERRGQSNFLAKLYLARHLAIICLSSIPISYLSAYYARQRQNEFTCALGEPPDVSSIPELRLSVNCKLPAVQLQRIMAAVDIALLCTVNLIILLNLLHLFVVRKSNFVFDKLHKVGIKTRRRWQKSQFCDINILAMFCNENRDHIKSLNRLDFITNESDLMYDNVVRQLLAALAQSNHDATPTVRESGIQTVDPSIDPSVLGVGELGVETVIKRSRKKIKWIPSSNPLPQSFKEPLTLSRLENSMKAEKPKPVRRKTVADSLIAPLLDNKSTPNPPKETNNGTDKKHTRNFSLDVHPYMSNISKPKSEMTETQPPPAGHSIDTVYIEGTHSIVHVSAALSEKNDPPPLSTTTAFSTVTLSTTSFMNGGTAGLHPPESPESKDPLEQNPEPETQLASYGCKASHPLLSIHHTLYEDEEEHRGHTDKLVERPGELITAGDC; encoded by the exons ATGCAGAATCTCTTCGAGCAGAACTTGGACATGGCCACGGCTCTGCTCGCTGGAGAGAAGCTGAAGGAACTGATTCTTCCGGGCTCCTCGCAGGATGAGAGGGGCGGAGCTCTCGCCGGACTCATGGTGCAGCTCAAACTCGAGCTGCCCTTTGACCGGGTCGTCACCATAGGAACAGTCATCATCCCCATCCTGTTAGTCACCCTGGTTTTCACACGAAACTTTGCAG AGGAATCAATATACTGCTACACCCCACACAACTTCACCCGTGACCAGGCCCTCTATGCCCGAGGCTACTGCTGGACGGAGCTACGGGACGCCATTCCAGGGGTGGAGCCCCAGCTCCGGCCCTCGCTGTTCGAGCACAAGTTCCTGCCCTACGCCTTGCTGGCGTTTGCGGGGATCATGTACATCCCAGCTCTGGGCTGGGAGTTCCTGGCCTCCACCCGCCTCACCTCGGAGCTCAACTTCCTGCTGCACGAGATCGACAACTGCTACCACCGGGCGGCCGAGGGCCGAGCGCCCAAGATCGAGAAACAGATCCAGTCCAAAGGACCCGGCATCAGCGAACGCGAGCGGCGCGAGATCATCGAGAACGCGGAGAAAGAGAAGTGCCCCGAGCAGAACCTTTTTGAGAAGTATCTGGAGCGGCGAGGGCAGAGTAACTTTTTAGCCAAGCTGTACCTGGCGAGACACCTGGCCATCATCTGCCTCAGCTCCATCCCCATATCCTACCTGAGCGCCTACTACGCCCGTCAGCGGCAGAACGAGTTCACGTGCGCTCTGGGCGAACCGCCCGACGTGAGCAGCATCCCCGAGCTGCGGCTGAGCGTGAACTGTAAGCTTCCGGCCGTGCAGCTCCAGCGCATCATGGCCGCCGTGGACATCGCGCTGCTCTGCACCGTCAACCTCATCATCCTCCTCAACCTCCTGCACCTGTTCGTGGTGCGCAAGTCCAACTTCGTGTTCGACAAACTGCACAAGGTCGGCATCAAGACGCGCAGACGCTGGCAGAAGTCGCAGTTCTGCGACATCAACATCCTGGCCATGTTCTGTAACGAGAACAGAGACCACATCAAGTCTCTGAACAGGTTGGACTTCATCACCAACGAGAGTGACCTGATGTATGACAATGTGGTTCGGCAGTTACTGGCTGCCTTGGCCCAGTCCAACCACGATGCCACGCCCACTGTTAGGGAGTCTGGGATCCAGACAGTGGACCCCAGCATCGATCCCTCTGTTCTGGGTGTGGGGGAGCTGGGAGTAGAGACGGTCATCAAAAGATCCCGGAAGAAGATCAAGTGGATCCCCTCATCTAACCCTCTGCCTCAGTCCTTTAAA GAGCCGCTAACGTTGTCTCGCTTGGAGAACAGTATGAAGGCCGAGAAACCCAAGCCAGTGCGTCGCAAGACCGTGGCAGACAGCCTCATCGCCCCTCTACTGGACAACAAGAGCACTCCCAACCCTCCCAAAG AAACAAACAATGGCACAGACAAGAAGCACACTCGCAACTTCTCCCTGGACGTCCATCCGTACATGTCAAATATCTCAAAGCCTAAATCCGAGATGACTGAGACCCAGCCGCCGCCTGCCGGCCACTCCATAGACACTGTGTACATTGAGGGCACTCACTCTATCGTCCACGTCTCTGCGGCCCTCAGTG AAAAGAACGACCCTCCTCCTCTGTCTACCACCACTGCCTTTTCCACGGTgaccctctccaccacctccttcaTGAACGGAGGGACGGCTGGCTTACATCCGCCCGAGTCCCCTGAGAGCAAGGATCCGCTGGAACAGAACCCCGAGCCGGAGACCCAGCTTGCGTCCTACGGCTGCAAGGCCTCCCATCCTCTGCTCAGCATCCATCACACCCTGTACGAGGACGAGGAAGAGCACCGTGGCCATACAGACAAACTGGTTGAGAGACCTGGTGAGCTCATCACTGCAGGAGACTGTTGA
- the trabd gene encoding traB domain-containing protein, translating into MDQGHKSEDESVSQCEDHEHSRFSLGLSDSEAVEALWRVRAQRRQASPDLPDTVTRLTTSEGSVVYLVGTAHFSDSSKKDVATTIRAVQPDVVVVELCQYRVSMLKMDEKMLLKEAKDINLEKVQQAIKQNGVMSGLMQILLLKVSAHITEQLGMAPGGEFREAFKEAGKVPFCKFHLGDRPIPVTFKRAIAALSLWQKARLAWGLCFLSDPISKEDVEKCKQKDLLEQTMSEMIGEFPALHRTIVAERDIYLTHTLRQAARCVEAPPNAQKVPAVVVGVVGMGHVPGIEKNWDQEFNIQDIMSVAPPSRFGWVLRTVLKGAVLTALGYACYRAGGGVGRVLLSLPSVQTLLENLRPAPA; encoded by the exons ATGGATCAGGGACACAAGTCGGAG GACGAGTCCGTCAGCCAGTGTGAGGATCACGAGCACTCGCGGTTTTCGCTCGGACTCT CGGACTCCGAGGCAGTGGAGGCCCTGTGGCGGGTGCGTGCTCAGCGGAGACAGGCCAGTCCCGACCTCCCCGACACCGTAACACGTCTCACTACTTCAGAGGGCAGCGTGGTCTATCTGGTGGGCACGGCTCACTTCAGCGACAGCAGTAAGAAGGATGTGGCGACG ACGATCCGGGCGGTGCAGCCagacgtggtggtggtggagctgtGCCAGTACAGAGTGTCCATGCTGAAGATGGATGAGAAGATGCTGCTGAAGGAGGCGAAAGACATCAACCTGGAGAAGGTGCAGCAGGCCATTAAACAG AACGGTGTTATGTCAGGCCTCATGCAGATTCTGCTGCTCAAAGTCTCCGCACACATCACGGAGCAGCTGGGTATGGCCCCTGGAGGAGAGTTTAGAGAAGCCTTCAAAGAG GCGGGTAAAGTCCCCTTCTGTAAGTTCCACCTTGGGGACCGGCCAATCCCAGTGACGTTCAAGCGTGCCATTGCTGCTCTGAGCCTGTGGCAGAAAGCACGGCTTGCCTGGGGGTTGTGCTTCCTGTCGGACCCCATCAG CAAAGAGGATGTGGAGAAGTGTAAACAGAAGGATCTGCTGGAGCAGACCATGTCGGAGATGATCGGCGAGTTTCCTGCGCTGCACCGCACCATCGTGGCAGAGCGGGACATCTACCTCACGCACACGCTCAGACAGGCTGCCCGCTGTGTGGAGGCGCCCCCTAATGCCCAGA AAGTGCCTGCagtggtggtgggagtggtgggaATGGGTCATGTTCCTGGTATTGAGAAGAACTGGGACCAAGAGTTCAACATCCAGGACATCATGAG TGTGGCTCCACCCTCTCGCTTTGGCTGGGTGTTGCGGACTGTGCTGAAGGGGGCGGTGCTAACCGCTCTGGGATATGCCTGCTACCGTgctggagggggtgtggggagggtctTACTCTCTCTGCCCTCTGTCCAAACACTGCTGGAGAATTTGCGACCGGCCCCTGCTTGA